The Caulobacter vibrioides sequence GGTGGCCGTGGTCATGAAGCGGCGCTGCACCTCGCTGATGCGGCCCTCGGGGAAGAGCGCGACGATGCGGGCGTTCTTGCGGCCCCGGAACGCCTCGACGGCCGCGCCGCCGGTGTCGCCCGAGGTGGCGCAGATGATGGTCATCTTCCGCGACTGCCGCTCCAGAACGTAGTCATAGAGGCGGCCCAAAAGCTGCATCGCAACATCTTTGAACGCCAGGGTCGGCCCGTGGAACAGTTCCAGCAGATAGCGGTTGGACGTCAGTTGCTTGACCGGCGTCACGGCGGTGTGGGCGAAGGTGGCGTAGGCCTCCTCACACATCTGGGCCAGGTCTTCCCTGGGGATGTCGTCGCCCACGAACTTGCCGACCACGGCGGCGGCGACCTCGGCGTAGGGCTTGCCGGCGAACGCAGCGATCTCCTTGGCCGTAAAGCTGGGCCATTCGGCCGGCACATACAGCCCGCCGTCGGGGGCCAGGCCCGCCAGGACCGCGTCGAGGAAGCCGATGGGCGCGGACTGGCCGCGGGTCGAAACGTAACGCATCAGGGTCTCAGTCTCCGCCAGAGCATGGCGGCATAGATAAACAGCAGGGTTACGGCAAGACCGAACCACGTAAGCGCGCATTCGAGGTGGCGATTGGAAATTTCTGCCGGCAGCGGCGCAGGGGTGATTCCGGCCGGAGCCGGGGTTTCCTGCTCGGCCATCAGCACCAGCGGCGCTGGCTTACGATCAGCGAAGCGCTCCAGAACCTTGGCGCGGTCGCCGCCAAGCTGCTGAATCGGGCTGAGGACGCCCACGACGCGGCGCGGAGCGTCGAAAGCGCGGGGCGATGGGGCGACCTGGCCCGTCAGGCTGGGGACGACGCCGCGATCGACCAGGATCATGTTGTACGGGCCAGCCAGCACCGCGCAGGGCGATTGGGCGCGCCAGACGACATCACCGTCACGGACCCCGTAGACCAGCGGCAGGGGCTGGCCGCCGACATCGCCGCAATCGACGCTGACGCGCGTCCAGGCCAGGGACTCAGGCTTGGTGTCAGCCGTCAGCACTTGCACCAGCGGCTGGGCGGGCGCGGTCTTCAGCGCCTCGAGCCGGGCCAGGACGTCCTCTTTCCAGTGGCGACGCTGGAGCTGCCAGCTCCCAAGACCGCAGAGGATCGAAAACGCGATCAGGGTGGCGATCGTCAGGCCGATCGGAAAGCGGCGCGGCGCAGCGGATGTCTCAGACATGGTCACGCCCCGCTTCCGAAGCCTTCTGAGCGATCTGGGCGGCGACCATCAGCCCCTTGGCCGGGCGCATCAGGAGAAGGCTGATGATCACGACGGCCGGCAGCCAGACGACCAGCGACACCCAGACCGGCCAATACCAGGCGAACATCGAGAACAGCGCGCCGAAGGCGCAGATGGCGCCGGCGATCAGGATCACGAAGGTCGCCGCGCCGTCGCCGGTCTCGTACTTGCCAAGATCGAAACCGCAGGCCTCGCAGCGCGGCGCGACCTTGAGGAAGCCCTCGAACAGATAGCCCTCGCCGCACTCAGGGCAAAGGCCGCGCGCGCCGGCGGCGTAGGGGTTGGTCTTGGTCACGCGGACCTCCCGAAACGAAAAAGGCCCGGAACGCTGTCTGGCGTTCCGGGCCCCCGAGGATCTTTCGATCTAGTGAGCCGAGGCCCCGAAGATCACGTAGATGAACGCGAACAGGAACAGCCAGACCACGTCGACGAAGTGCCAGTACCAGGCGGCCGCTTCGAAGCCGAAGTGCTTCTGCGGCGTAAAGGCGCCGGTCATCAGGCGGATCAGGCAGACGATCAGGAACAGCGTGCCCACGAAGACGTGGAAGCCGTGGAAGCCCGTGGCCAGGAAGAAGGTCGAGCCGTAGAGGCCCGAATTAACGGCCGCTTCCGAGTAGAACAGCTGCTCGTGGTTGATGTGGGCGTACTCATAGATCTGGATGGCCGTGAACAGGCAGCCCAGAACGATGGTCAGGATCAGGCCCCACTTAGCGCCCTTGCGGTCGCCGACCTGCAGCGCGTGGTGCGCCCAGGTGACCGTGGTGCCCGAGAGCAGCAGGGTCAGGGTGTTAATCAGCGGCAGGTGCCAGGCCGAGACCGTCTCGACGCCGGCCGGCGGCCAGGCGGCCCAGGCGGTGCGGACTTCCTCGATCGTCGAGACCGTGCGCGCCTCATGGAACAGCGCCATCTCGAAGAACATCCAGAACCACGCCACGAAGAACATCACTTCCGAAGCGATGAACAGGATCATGCCGTAGCGCAGGCCGATCGACACAACCGGGGTGTGATCGCCAGCCTTGGATTCCTTGGCGATGTCGGCCCACCAGCCGAACATCGTGTAGAGCACGCCCGCGAAGCCTGCGGCGAAGATCGCCCAGTTGCCCTTTTCGATGCCGAGCACGCCGCCCTTGAGCCAACCGATCAGGCCGATGGCCATGACGGTGGCGGCGGCCGAGCCCACGAAGGGCCACGGGCTGGGCGGAAGGATGTGGTAGTCGTGTTTGACGGCGCCGGCCATGTTGCTGCTAACCCTTATATCCCTCTAGACGCACGGCCGGTCCCCCCGCCTATGCGTGTATGCCGAATGCTATAGACCTCTCGACGGTGCGCCGCCAAGGGGGTCCACGATGCGAGGCGTTGTCGCGGCCGCGACTTGCCCCGGCTTGTCGTCGTCGACCGCCGGGAAGAAGGTGTAGCTGAGGGTGATCTCAGGCTTTCCCTTCGTTTCAGGGTCGTCCGCATATTGGGGATCCACGAAGTAGACCACCGGGAACTCTACGGTTTGGCCAGGCTGGATCGTCTGGCTGGTGAAACAGAAGCATTCCAGCTTCTGGAAGTACGGCCCCGCCTGCTCCGGCACGACGTTATAGAGCGCGCGTCCCGTGATCGGCTTGTCCGTAGGGTTGGTGACCTTGAAGAAGGTCAGACCCGTGTCGCCGATACGGATATCCTGCTTGGGCTGCAGCGCCTGGAAGCGCCAGGGGAGCTCGCGGATATTGGCGTCGAATCGCACGGTGATCTTGCGATCCAGCACACGGGTCGGGGCCGCCTCGGCCTTGCGGACCGTGCCGTCGAAGCCGGTCACCTGGCAGAACAGCTTGTAGAGCGGCACCGACGCATAGGCCGCGCCGATCATGCCGCAGAAGGTCGCGACACAGATGACGGCAACCTTCTTGTTGCGGCGCGCCATCTGCTGCTGCGGGGTGAGATCGTCCTTAGATGTGGGGGTTTGCGACATTTCCGCCGAGCCTCACGAGGGTGACCACGAACACGAGAACGACGAAGGCGACCAGGCCCAAGGCGAGGGCCAGGTTGCGTCCGTCACGGGCTTTCTTGGCGGCCTGTTGCGCCGCGTCGGTTTCGACCGGTTGATTCACTTCAGGAGCTCCAGGGGGCTAACGCCGGTGACCGCCTCGCCCAGAAGGGCCGCGAACAAGGCGAACAGGTAGAGAATCGAGAAGGCGAACAGGTTGCGCGCGGCCTTGGCGCCCGCGGCCTTTTCGTCCTCGGTCACGTCATAGAGGGCGCGGTCGGCCACGCGGGGATCGGCGGCGTCGCCGGCCTTGCTGGCGAACACGCGCCAGGCCAGCAGCAGGAACACCAGGCCGCCGAGGCCGGACACCGCCAGATAGATCGGCCCGCCCAGGCCCGTCAGCACCGGCGAGAGACAGATCGGGAACAGGATCAGGCTGTAGAGCAGGATCTGCTTGCGGGTTTCCCGCGCGCCCTTGACCACCGGCAGCATCGGCACGCCGGCCTTGGCGTAGTCGGTGGTGACGTAC is a genomic window containing:
- a CDS encoding SURF1 family protein, producing the protein MSETSAAPRRFPIGLTIATLIAFSILCGLGSWQLQRRHWKEDVLARLEALKTAPAQPLVQVLTADTKPESLAWTRVSVDCGDVGGQPLPLVYGVRDGDVVWRAQSPCAVLAGPYNMILVDRGVVPSLTGQVAPSPRAFDAPRRVVGVLSPIQQLGGDRAKVLERFADRKPAPLVLMAEQETPAPAGITPAPLPAEISNRHLECALTWFGLAVTLLFIYAAMLWRRLRP
- a CDS encoding DUF983 domain-containing protein, whose translation is MTKTNPYAAGARGLCPECGEGYLFEGFLKVAPRCEACGFDLGKYETGDGAATFVILIAGAICAFGALFSMFAWYWPVWVSLVVWLPAVVIISLLLMRPAKGLMVAAQIAQKASEAGRDHV
- a CDS encoding cytochrome c oxidase subunit 3; the protein is MAGAVKHDYHILPPSPWPFVGSAAATVMAIGLIGWLKGGVLGIEKGNWAIFAAGFAGVLYTMFGWWADIAKESKAGDHTPVVSIGLRYGMILFIASEVMFFVAWFWMFFEMALFHEARTVSTIEEVRTAWAAWPPAGVETVSAWHLPLINTLTLLLSGTTVTWAHHALQVGDRKGAKWGLILTIVLGCLFTAIQIYEYAHINHEQLFYSEAAVNSGLYGSTFFLATGFHGFHVFVGTLFLIVCLIRLMTGAFTPQKHFGFEAAAWYWHFVDVVWLFLFAFIYVIFGASAH
- a CDS encoding cytochrome c oxidase assembly protein produces the protein MSQTPTSKDDLTPQQQMARRNKKVAVICVATFCGMIGAAYASVPLYKLFCQVTGFDGTVRKAEAAPTRVLDRKITVRFDANIRELPWRFQALQPKQDIRIGDTGLTFFKVTNPTDKPITGRALYNVVPEQAGPYFQKLECFCFTSQTIQPGQTVEFPVVYFVDPQYADDPETKGKPEITLSYTFFPAVDDDKPGQVAAATTPRIVDPLGGAPSRGL